The following are encoded together in the Babylonia areolata isolate BAREFJ2019XMU chromosome 18, ASM4173473v1, whole genome shotgun sequence genome:
- the LOC143291918 gene encoding kappa-type opioid receptor-like → MTTEAFSYSLLLQHHHQPGAYSYSSSSSSISSDFFINGSVNDSAATTMSMTTTIITTTGVSASTPPPLPPQPEETQRGMTQYALYDVTISINEYYLWVILALGFPGNALSLLTILRMPSVSSSKMHVATLAVVDNCAIVGKLLYHQLTKHQVSLGDGGCKVILFLGNFFSILASWILVAMTFERFIAVWFPLKVSRIYSKRKATIVLITIVVVTFGFNSIFLAVLRENAEMAMCEYHDSFRTFMLDYWYWADALAYAIVPCVLVLVTNTLIIVNVQMSARRQRKLTNNFDPKSRRVRDQQQITTMLIVISVVFLVLMLPNSIFYLLSETWKGSTAPGSYARLEYHFTKQLIHTLSDLNHAVNFYLYFLSMATFRRRFLDTLLCRKPTRRPKGSSSSVFKTSHSYVSFQSAHSASTTFTKAPRGAEPTVQRGHSLTNLSDVSSEV, encoded by the exons ATGACGACCGAAGCCTTCAGCTACTCCCTCCTCcttcaacaccaccatcagcctggcgcctactcctactcctcttcctcctcctctatctcctcaGACTTCTTCATCAACGGCTCCGTCAACGACTCTGCCGCCACCACCATgtccatgaccaccaccatcatcacaaccacggGCGTCAGCGCTTCTACGCCGCCGCCGTTGCCGCCCCAGCCGGAGGAGACCCAGCGCGGGATGACGCAGTACGCCCTGTACGACGTGACCATCTCCATCAACGAGTACTACCTGTGGGTCATCCTGGCCCTGGGCTTCCCGGGCAACGCCCTCAGCCTGCTGACCATCCTGCGCATGCCCAGCGTCAGCTCGTCCAAGATGCACGTGGCCACGCTGGCCGTGGTGGACAACTGCGCCATCGTCGGCAAGCTGCTGTATCACCAGCTGACCAAACACCAGGTCAGCCTGGGGGACGGGGGCTGCAAG GTGATCCTGTTCCTGGGCAATTTCTTCTCCATCCTGGCCAGCTGGATCCTGGTGGCCATGACCTTTGAGCGTTTCATCGCTGTCTGGTTCCCTCTGAAGGTCAGCCGCATCTACTCCAAGCGTAAAGCCACCATCGtcctcatcaccatcgtcgtcgtcaccttcGGCTTCAACTCCATCTTCCTCGCCGTGCTGCGCGAGAACGCTGAGATGGCGATGTGTGAGTACCACGACAGCTTCCGGACCTTCATGCTGGACTACTGGTACTGGGCCGACGCCCTGGCCTACGCCATTGTGCCCTGCGTCCTCGTGCTCGTCACCAACACGCTCATCATCGTCAACGTGCAGATGTCGGCCCGCCGGCAGAGGAAGCTGACCAACAACTTCGACCCCAAGTCACGCCGCGTGCGCGACCAGCAGCAGATCACCACCATGCTGATCGTCATCTCCGTGGTCTTCCTAGTCCTTATGCTGCCCAACAGCATCTTCTACCTGCTGTCCGAGACATGGAAGGGCTCCACGGCGCCGGGGTCTTACGCGCGGCTGGAGTACCACTTCACCAAGCAGCTGATCCACACCCTGAGCGACCTGAACCACGCCGTCAACTTCTACCTCTACTTCCTGTCCATGGCCACCTTCCGTCGCCGCTTCCTGGACACGCTGCTGTGCCGCAAGCCCACGCGCCGCCCCAAGGGGTCCAGCAGCAGCGTGTTCAAGACGTCGCACTCGTACGTGTCGTTCCAGTCCGCGCACAGTgcctccaccaccttcaccaaGGCCCCCCGAGGGGCCGAGCCCACTGTGCAGCGGGGCCACAGCCTCACCAACCTGTCTGACGTCAGCAGCGAGGTCTGA